A single genomic interval of Rhododendron vialii isolate Sample 1 chromosome 3a, ASM3025357v1 harbors:
- the LOC131319937 gene encoding uncharacterized protein LOC131319937 isoform X1 has protein sequence MDFHSLKRRDLQALCKRNKIPANITNVAMADALTALDVVQGIEEFLNPSSVESPEKTVKASPCVPRTGGRTTTSRKSIKEEAASVQISTRARRGTRKATAEEGTPGNQKEEVSVQKMYSRRSTRLLEKKMMELNLNNEERIEPIDFGGSDKEMANEMEGNVKKHSDDLGGVLEDQGLNQETISDDLPMKNDDLEDLLDKKSDDLSENGRELEQPSKVLDESDIVLVSEEHTVGLTPEMGEDVDDEVSDASKDQKEDDDGVGSEGYADSDILSGENLDKSRELKDEVTEKEGSDDSGYIATAECLVSENAERVFNAEKDLGSKDSADIVEPVNDVVSEDSGQMELGTLTLSVCAAAEDQKQHIELQNQVQGMGEFLNPSSVESPEKTVKASPCVPRTGGRTTTRRKPINEEAESVQISTRARRGTRRAIAEEEENAKIDVALSLRKMETPGNQKEEVSVQKMYSRRSTRLSEKKMMELNLNDDEGMEPIDFGSDEEMADEMKVSGKEDSDDFGRVSDIQGLNQETKTDDFSKNGDLEDLMVEKSDDLSENARELEQPFEVLDESGIVLVSEENTFKFTPEGGEDDAIKDQNADDGLGSESCAESDLLSGENLEKSLELEDEAPEKEAECLVPEEGEQGFNAEKDLGLKDSDDIMDPVDDLVSGGSGQVEFDTLNLRVSVAAEDQKQDIELQNQAIIESDVMMFAKDPEDEFDHAEYSFGSNQLRNEEVTQVTPKGGEESDQLVIFEATAIELSNANDCPPVTDSQMSSCSVICESDVSDQVTPQDVANIGNLMAVNPSTFSFPSDKSSSDELPVDMPFSTLAVDPLPEQMSSSLLQSNSDRAVCPASVTPRKKSSSKTPTTSRKISILLDENKENIDNNGRNLDLTKEKGKKEDSLNDKSLRQLNKMLKENIDNSERKLDLIKEKGKKEDSLNDKSMRQLTKMLKEKLQITSRKNIHEEKDIAKVGRARPALQSLSENRLAASEPGNEI, from the exons ATGGATTTCCACAGCCTCAAGAGGAGAGATCTCCAAGCCCTGTGCAAGAGGAACAAGATCCCGGCAAACATCACCAACGTCGCCATGGCCGACGCTCTCACAGCTCTCGATGTC GTCCAAGGGATTGAAGAATTCCTGAATCCGTCCTCAGTTGAGTCACCAGAAAAGACGGTGAAAGCATCGCCGTGTGTTCCTCGTACCGGTGGTAGAACAACTACTAGTCGAAAATCAATCAAGGAAGAAGCTGCAAGTGTCCAGATTTCAACTCGGGCACGCAGGGGAACAAGAAAGGCAACCGCAGAAGAGGGGACACCTGGGAATCAGAAGGAGGAGGTTTCGGTTCAGAAAATGTACTCAAGGAGATCCACGAGGTTGTTGGAGAAGAAAATGATGGAATTGAACTTGAATAATGAGGAAAGGATCGAACCGATTGATTTTGGAGGATCTGATAAGGAAATGGCTAATGAGATGGAAGGGAATGTGAAAAAGCATTCTGATGATTTGGGTGGAGTATTGGAGGATCAGG GATTGAATCAAGAGACAATATCAGATGATCTTCCCATGAAGAACGATGATTTAGAAGATCTTTTGGACAAAAAGTCTGATGATTTGTCAGAGAATGGAAGGGAACTGGAACAACCTTCTAAGGTACTTGATGAATCAGATATTGTTTTGGTTTCAGAAGAACACACAGTTGGGTTGACACCGGAAATGGGTGAGGATGTTGATGATGAAGTCAGTGACGCGAGCAAGG ATcaaaaagaagatgatgatggagTGGGTTCAGAGGGATATGCTGACTCTGATATTCTGTCTGGAGAAAACTTGGATAAATCTCGAGAGTTGAAAGATGAAGTCACAGAGAAAGAGG GTAGTGATGATTCTGGATACATTGCTACAGCCGAGTGCTTGGTGTCAGAGAACGCAGAAAGAGTGTTTAATGCTGAAAAAGACTTGGGTTCAAAGGATTCAGCTGATATTGTGGAGCCTGTTAATGATGTGGTGAGTGAAGATTCAGGACAAATGGAATTGGGTACATTGACTTTAAGTGTCTGTGCTGCTGCTGAAGATCAGAAGCAGCATATTGAATTGCAAAACCAG GTCCAAGGGATGGGAGAGTTCTTGAATCCGTCCTCTGTTGAGTCACCAGAAAAAACGGTGAAAGCATCACCGTGTGTTCCTCGTACCGGTGGTAGAACAACTACTAGGCGAAAACCAATCAATGAAGAAGCTGAAAGCGTCCAGATTTCGACTAGGGCGCGGAGGGGAACAAGAAGAGCAATCGCAGAAGAGGAGGAGAATGCAAAGATTGATGTTGCTTTGAGTTTACGGAAAATGGAGACACCTGGGAATCAGAAGGAGGAGGTTTCGGTTCAGAAAATGTACTCACGGAGATCGACAAGGTTGTCGGAGAAGAAAATGATGGAACTGAACTTGAATGATGATGAAGGAATGGAACCAATTGATTTTGGTTCTGATGAGGAAATGGCTGATGAGATGAAAGTGAGTGGGAAAGAGGATTCTGATGATTTTGGTAGAGTATCGGACATTCAAG GATTGAATCAAGAGACTAAAACAGATGACTTCTCGAAGAACGGTGATTTGGAAGATCTTATGGTTGAAAAGTCTGATGATTTGTCAGAGAATGCAAGAGAACTGGAACAACCTTTTGAAGTACTTGATGAATCAGGTATTGTTTTGGTTTCAGAAGAAAACACATTTAAGTTCACACCAGAAGGGGGTGAGGACGATGCTATCAAGG ATCAAAATGCAGATGATGGATTGGGTTCAGAGAGCTGTGCCGAATCTGATTTGCTGTCTGGAGAAAACTTGGAGAAATCTCTAGAGTTGGAAGATGAAGCCCCAGAGAAAGAGG CCGAGTGCTTGGTGCCAGAGGAAGGTGAACAAGGGTTTAATGCTGAAAAGGACTTGGGTTTGAAAGATTCAGATGATATCATGGACCCTGTTGATGATTTGGTGAGTGGAGGTTCAGGACAAGTTGAATTCGATACATTGAATTTGAGGGTGTCTGTAGCCGCTGAAGATCAGAAGCAGGATATTGAATTGCAAAACCAGGCCATCATAGAGTCTGATGTGATGATGTTTGCGAAAGATCCCGAAGATGAATTTGATCACGCTGAATATTCATTTGGTTCCAACCAGTTGAGGAATGAAGAAGTAACTCAGGTGACTCCCAAAGGTGGAGAAGAATCTGATCAACTAGTTATTTTTGAGGCCACCGCTATCGAGTTGAGTAACGCAAATGACTGCCCTCCAGTTACAGATAGCCAAATGAGTTCTTGCTCTGTGATCTGTGAAAGTGATGTCAGTGATCAAGTCACTCCCCAAGATGTTGCAAATATTGGCAATCTTATGGCTGTAAACCCAAGTACATTTTCTTTCCCCTCGGATAAGTCTTCCAGTGATGAACTTCCAGTTGACATGCCATTCTCAACTTTGGCAGTTGATccacttccagaacagatgtCATCTAGTTTGCTCCAATCAAATTCAGACCGCGCCGTTTGTCCTGCTTCTGTAACACCGAGGAAGAAATCTTCTAGTAAGACACCAACCACAAGCCGAAAGATTAGTATTCTTTTGGATGAAAACAAGGAGAACATTGACAACAATGGGAGAAATTTGGATCTTACTAAAGAGAAGGGGAAGAAAGAGGATTCGTTAAATGATAAAAGTCTGAGGCAGCTAAACAAGATGCTCAAGGAGAACATTGACAACAGCGAGAGAAAATTGGATCTTATTAAAGAGAAGGGGAAGAAAGAGGATTCGTTGAATGATAAAAGCATGAGGCAGCTAACCAAGATGCTCAAGGAAAAGCTGCAGATTACGAGCAGAAAAAACATCCATGAAGAGAAGGATATTGCAAAG GTAGGAAGGGCGAGACCAGCTTTGCAATCCCTGTCAGAGAATCGTTTAGCGGCAAGTGAACCTGGAAATGAAATTTGA
- the LOC131319937 gene encoding uncharacterized protein LOC131319937 isoform X2, translating into MDFHSLKRRDLQALCKRNKIPANITNVAMADALTALDVVQGIEEFLNPSSVESPEKTVKASPCVPRTGGRTTTSRKSIKEEAASVQISTRARRGTRKATAEEGTPGNQKEEVSVQKMYSRRSTRLLEKKMMELNLNNEERIEPIDFGGSDKEMANEMEGNVKKHSDDLGGVLEDQGLNQETISDDLPMKNDDLEDLLDKKSDDLSENGRELEQPSKVLDESDIVLVSEEHTVGLTPEMGEDVDDEVSDASKDQKEDDDGVGSEGYADSDILSGENLDKSRELKDEVTEKEGSDDSGYIATAECLVSENAERVFNAEKDLGSKDSADIVEPVNDVVSEDSGQMELGTLTLSVCAAAEDQKQHIELQNQVQGMGEFLNPSSVESPEKTVKASPCVPRTGGRTTTRRKPINEEAESVQISTRARRGTRRAIAEEEENAKIDVALSLRKMETPGNQKEEVSVQKMYSRRSTRLSEKKMMELNLNDDEGMEPIDFGSDEEMADEMKVSGKEDSDDFGRVSDIQGLNQETKTDDFSKNGDLEDLMVEKSDDLSENARELEQPFEVLDESGIVLVSEENTFKFTPEGGEDDAIKDDGLGSESCAESDLLSGENLEKSLELEDEAPEKEAECLVPEEGEQGFNAEKDLGLKDSDDIMDPVDDLVSGGSGQVEFDTLNLRVSVAAEDQKQDIELQNQAIIESDVMMFAKDPEDEFDHAEYSFGSNQLRNEEVTQVTPKGGEESDQLVIFEATAIELSNANDCPPVTDSQMSSCSVICESDVSDQVTPQDVANIGNLMAVNPSTFSFPSDKSSSDELPVDMPFSTLAVDPLPEQMSSSLLQSNSDRAVCPASVTPRKKSSSKTPTTSRKISILLDENKENIDNNGRNLDLTKEKGKKEDSLNDKSLRQLNKMLKENIDNSERKLDLIKEKGKKEDSLNDKSMRQLTKMLKEKLQITSRKNIHEEKDIAKVGRARPALQSLSENRLAASEPGNEI; encoded by the exons ATGGATTTCCACAGCCTCAAGAGGAGAGATCTCCAAGCCCTGTGCAAGAGGAACAAGATCCCGGCAAACATCACCAACGTCGCCATGGCCGACGCTCTCACAGCTCTCGATGTC GTCCAAGGGATTGAAGAATTCCTGAATCCGTCCTCAGTTGAGTCACCAGAAAAGACGGTGAAAGCATCGCCGTGTGTTCCTCGTACCGGTGGTAGAACAACTACTAGTCGAAAATCAATCAAGGAAGAAGCTGCAAGTGTCCAGATTTCAACTCGGGCACGCAGGGGAACAAGAAAGGCAACCGCAGAAGAGGGGACACCTGGGAATCAGAAGGAGGAGGTTTCGGTTCAGAAAATGTACTCAAGGAGATCCACGAGGTTGTTGGAGAAGAAAATGATGGAATTGAACTTGAATAATGAGGAAAGGATCGAACCGATTGATTTTGGAGGATCTGATAAGGAAATGGCTAATGAGATGGAAGGGAATGTGAAAAAGCATTCTGATGATTTGGGTGGAGTATTGGAGGATCAGG GATTGAATCAAGAGACAATATCAGATGATCTTCCCATGAAGAACGATGATTTAGAAGATCTTTTGGACAAAAAGTCTGATGATTTGTCAGAGAATGGAAGGGAACTGGAACAACCTTCTAAGGTACTTGATGAATCAGATATTGTTTTGGTTTCAGAAGAACACACAGTTGGGTTGACACCGGAAATGGGTGAGGATGTTGATGATGAAGTCAGTGACGCGAGCAAGG ATcaaaaagaagatgatgatggagTGGGTTCAGAGGGATATGCTGACTCTGATATTCTGTCTGGAGAAAACTTGGATAAATCTCGAGAGTTGAAAGATGAAGTCACAGAGAAAGAGG GTAGTGATGATTCTGGATACATTGCTACAGCCGAGTGCTTGGTGTCAGAGAACGCAGAAAGAGTGTTTAATGCTGAAAAAGACTTGGGTTCAAAGGATTCAGCTGATATTGTGGAGCCTGTTAATGATGTGGTGAGTGAAGATTCAGGACAAATGGAATTGGGTACATTGACTTTAAGTGTCTGTGCTGCTGCTGAAGATCAGAAGCAGCATATTGAATTGCAAAACCAG GTCCAAGGGATGGGAGAGTTCTTGAATCCGTCCTCTGTTGAGTCACCAGAAAAAACGGTGAAAGCATCACCGTGTGTTCCTCGTACCGGTGGTAGAACAACTACTAGGCGAAAACCAATCAATGAAGAAGCTGAAAGCGTCCAGATTTCGACTAGGGCGCGGAGGGGAACAAGAAGAGCAATCGCAGAAGAGGAGGAGAATGCAAAGATTGATGTTGCTTTGAGTTTACGGAAAATGGAGACACCTGGGAATCAGAAGGAGGAGGTTTCGGTTCAGAAAATGTACTCACGGAGATCGACAAGGTTGTCGGAGAAGAAAATGATGGAACTGAACTTGAATGATGATGAAGGAATGGAACCAATTGATTTTGGTTCTGATGAGGAAATGGCTGATGAGATGAAAGTGAGTGGGAAAGAGGATTCTGATGATTTTGGTAGAGTATCGGACATTCAAG GATTGAATCAAGAGACTAAAACAGATGACTTCTCGAAGAACGGTGATTTGGAAGATCTTATGGTTGAAAAGTCTGATGATTTGTCAGAGAATGCAAGAGAACTGGAACAACCTTTTGAAGTACTTGATGAATCAGGTATTGTTTTGGTTTCAGAAGAAAACACATTTAAGTTCACACCAGAAGGGGGTGAGGACGATGCTATCAAGG ATGATGGATTGGGTTCAGAGAGCTGTGCCGAATCTGATTTGCTGTCTGGAGAAAACTTGGAGAAATCTCTAGAGTTGGAAGATGAAGCCCCAGAGAAAGAGG CCGAGTGCTTGGTGCCAGAGGAAGGTGAACAAGGGTTTAATGCTGAAAAGGACTTGGGTTTGAAAGATTCAGATGATATCATGGACCCTGTTGATGATTTGGTGAGTGGAGGTTCAGGACAAGTTGAATTCGATACATTGAATTTGAGGGTGTCTGTAGCCGCTGAAGATCAGAAGCAGGATATTGAATTGCAAAACCAGGCCATCATAGAGTCTGATGTGATGATGTTTGCGAAAGATCCCGAAGATGAATTTGATCACGCTGAATATTCATTTGGTTCCAACCAGTTGAGGAATGAAGAAGTAACTCAGGTGACTCCCAAAGGTGGAGAAGAATCTGATCAACTAGTTATTTTTGAGGCCACCGCTATCGAGTTGAGTAACGCAAATGACTGCCCTCCAGTTACAGATAGCCAAATGAGTTCTTGCTCTGTGATCTGTGAAAGTGATGTCAGTGATCAAGTCACTCCCCAAGATGTTGCAAATATTGGCAATCTTATGGCTGTAAACCCAAGTACATTTTCTTTCCCCTCGGATAAGTCTTCCAGTGATGAACTTCCAGTTGACATGCCATTCTCAACTTTGGCAGTTGATccacttccagaacagatgtCATCTAGTTTGCTCCAATCAAATTCAGACCGCGCCGTTTGTCCTGCTTCTGTAACACCGAGGAAGAAATCTTCTAGTAAGACACCAACCACAAGCCGAAAGATTAGTATTCTTTTGGATGAAAACAAGGAGAACATTGACAACAATGGGAGAAATTTGGATCTTACTAAAGAGAAGGGGAAGAAAGAGGATTCGTTAAATGATAAAAGTCTGAGGCAGCTAAACAAGATGCTCAAGGAGAACATTGACAACAGCGAGAGAAAATTGGATCTTATTAAAGAGAAGGGGAAGAAAGAGGATTCGTTGAATGATAAAAGCATGAGGCAGCTAACCAAGATGCTCAAGGAAAAGCTGCAGATTACGAGCAGAAAAAACATCCATGAAGAGAAGGATATTGCAAAG GTAGGAAGGGCGAGACCAGCTTTGCAATCCCTGTCAGAGAATCGTTTAGCGGCAAGTGAACCTGGAAATGAAATTTGA
- the LOC131319937 gene encoding uncharacterized protein LOC131319937 isoform X5 has protein sequence MDFHSLKRRDLQALCKRNKIPANITNVAMADALTALDVVQGIEEFLNPSSVESPEKTVKASPCVPRTGGRTTTSRKSIKEEAASVQISTRARRGTRKATAEEGTPGNQKEEVSVQKMYSRRSTRLLEKKMMELNLNNEERIEPIDFGGSDKEMANEMEGNVKKHSDDLGGVLEDQGLNQETISDDLPMKNDDLEDLLDKKSDDLSENGRELEQPSKVLDESDIVLVSEEHTVGLTPEMGEDVDDEVSDASKDQKEDDDGVGSEGYADSDILSGENLDKSRELKDEVTEKEGSDDSGYIATAECLVSENAERVFNAEKDLGSKDSADIVEPVNDVVSEDSGQMELGTLTLSVCAAAEDQKQHIELQNQVQGMGEFLNPSSVESPEKTVKASPCVPRTGGRTTTRRKPINEEAESVQISTRARRGTRRAIAEEEENAKIDVALSLRKMETPGNQKEEVSVQKMYSRRSTRLSEKKMMELNLNDDEGMEPIDFGSDEEMADEMKVSGKEDSDDFGRVSDIQGLNQETKTDDFSKNGDLEDLMVEKSDDLSENARELEQPFEVLDESDQNADDGLGSESCAESDLLSGENLEKSLELEDEAPEKEDDIMDPVDDLVSGGSGQVEFDTLNLRVSVAAEDQKQDIELQNQAIIESDVMMFAKDPEDEFDHAEYSFGSNQLRNEEVTQVTPKGGEESDQLVIFEATAIELSNANDCPPVTDSQMSSCSVICESDVSDQVTPQDVANIGNLMAVNPSTFSFPSDKSSSDELPVDMPFSTLAVDPLPEQMSSSLLQSNSDRAVCPASVTPRKKSSSKTPTTSRKISILLDENKENIDNNGRNLDLTKEKGKKEDSLNDKSLRQLNKMLKENIDNSERKLDLIKEKGKKEDSLNDKSMRQLTKMLKEKLQITSRKNIHEEKDIAKVGRARPALQSLSENRLAASEPGNEI, from the exons ATGGATTTCCACAGCCTCAAGAGGAGAGATCTCCAAGCCCTGTGCAAGAGGAACAAGATCCCGGCAAACATCACCAACGTCGCCATGGCCGACGCTCTCACAGCTCTCGATGTC GTCCAAGGGATTGAAGAATTCCTGAATCCGTCCTCAGTTGAGTCACCAGAAAAGACGGTGAAAGCATCGCCGTGTGTTCCTCGTACCGGTGGTAGAACAACTACTAGTCGAAAATCAATCAAGGAAGAAGCTGCAAGTGTCCAGATTTCAACTCGGGCACGCAGGGGAACAAGAAAGGCAACCGCAGAAGAGGGGACACCTGGGAATCAGAAGGAGGAGGTTTCGGTTCAGAAAATGTACTCAAGGAGATCCACGAGGTTGTTGGAGAAGAAAATGATGGAATTGAACTTGAATAATGAGGAAAGGATCGAACCGATTGATTTTGGAGGATCTGATAAGGAAATGGCTAATGAGATGGAAGGGAATGTGAAAAAGCATTCTGATGATTTGGGTGGAGTATTGGAGGATCAGG GATTGAATCAAGAGACAATATCAGATGATCTTCCCATGAAGAACGATGATTTAGAAGATCTTTTGGACAAAAAGTCTGATGATTTGTCAGAGAATGGAAGGGAACTGGAACAACCTTCTAAGGTACTTGATGAATCAGATATTGTTTTGGTTTCAGAAGAACACACAGTTGGGTTGACACCGGAAATGGGTGAGGATGTTGATGATGAAGTCAGTGACGCGAGCAAGG ATcaaaaagaagatgatgatggagTGGGTTCAGAGGGATATGCTGACTCTGATATTCTGTCTGGAGAAAACTTGGATAAATCTCGAGAGTTGAAAGATGAAGTCACAGAGAAAGAGG GTAGTGATGATTCTGGATACATTGCTACAGCCGAGTGCTTGGTGTCAGAGAACGCAGAAAGAGTGTTTAATGCTGAAAAAGACTTGGGTTCAAAGGATTCAGCTGATATTGTGGAGCCTGTTAATGATGTGGTGAGTGAAGATTCAGGACAAATGGAATTGGGTACATTGACTTTAAGTGTCTGTGCTGCTGCTGAAGATCAGAAGCAGCATATTGAATTGCAAAACCAG GTCCAAGGGATGGGAGAGTTCTTGAATCCGTCCTCTGTTGAGTCACCAGAAAAAACGGTGAAAGCATCACCGTGTGTTCCTCGTACCGGTGGTAGAACAACTACTAGGCGAAAACCAATCAATGAAGAAGCTGAAAGCGTCCAGATTTCGACTAGGGCGCGGAGGGGAACAAGAAGAGCAATCGCAGAAGAGGAGGAGAATGCAAAGATTGATGTTGCTTTGAGTTTACGGAAAATGGAGACACCTGGGAATCAGAAGGAGGAGGTTTCGGTTCAGAAAATGTACTCACGGAGATCGACAAGGTTGTCGGAGAAGAAAATGATGGAACTGAACTTGAATGATGATGAAGGAATGGAACCAATTGATTTTGGTTCTGATGAGGAAATGGCTGATGAGATGAAAGTGAGTGGGAAAGAGGATTCTGATGATTTTGGTAGAGTATCGGACATTCAAG GATTGAATCAAGAGACTAAAACAGATGACTTCTCGAAGAACGGTGATTTGGAAGATCTTATGGTTGAAAAGTCTGATGATTTGTCAGAGAATGCAAGAGAACTGGAACAACCTTTTGAAGTACTTGATGAATCAG ATCAAAATGCAGATGATGGATTGGGTTCAGAGAGCTGTGCCGAATCTGATTTGCTGTCTGGAGAAAACTTGGAGAAATCTCTAGAGTTGGAAGATGAAGCCCCAGAGAAAGAGG ATGATATCATGGACCCTGTTGATGATTTGGTGAGTGGAGGTTCAGGACAAGTTGAATTCGATACATTGAATTTGAGGGTGTCTGTAGCCGCTGAAGATCAGAAGCAGGATATTGAATTGCAAAACCAGGCCATCATAGAGTCTGATGTGATGATGTTTGCGAAAGATCCCGAAGATGAATTTGATCACGCTGAATATTCATTTGGTTCCAACCAGTTGAGGAATGAAGAAGTAACTCAGGTGACTCCCAAAGGTGGAGAAGAATCTGATCAACTAGTTATTTTTGAGGCCACCGCTATCGAGTTGAGTAACGCAAATGACTGCCCTCCAGTTACAGATAGCCAAATGAGTTCTTGCTCTGTGATCTGTGAAAGTGATGTCAGTGATCAAGTCACTCCCCAAGATGTTGCAAATATTGGCAATCTTATGGCTGTAAACCCAAGTACATTTTCTTTCCCCTCGGATAAGTCTTCCAGTGATGAACTTCCAGTTGACATGCCATTCTCAACTTTGGCAGTTGATccacttccagaacagatgtCATCTAGTTTGCTCCAATCAAATTCAGACCGCGCCGTTTGTCCTGCTTCTGTAACACCGAGGAAGAAATCTTCTAGTAAGACACCAACCACAAGCCGAAAGATTAGTATTCTTTTGGATGAAAACAAGGAGAACATTGACAACAATGGGAGAAATTTGGATCTTACTAAAGAGAAGGGGAAGAAAGAGGATTCGTTAAATGATAAAAGTCTGAGGCAGCTAAACAAGATGCTCAAGGAGAACATTGACAACAGCGAGAGAAAATTGGATCTTATTAAAGAGAAGGGGAAGAAAGAGGATTCGTTGAATGATAAAAGCATGAGGCAGCTAACCAAGATGCTCAAGGAAAAGCTGCAGATTACGAGCAGAAAAAACATCCATGAAGAGAAGGATATTGCAAAG GTAGGAAGGGCGAGACCAGCTTTGCAATCCCTGTCAGAGAATCGTTTAGCGGCAAGTGAACCTGGAAATGAAATTTGA